Proteins encoded in a region of the Triplophysa dalaica isolate WHDGS20190420 chromosome 10, ASM1584641v1, whole genome shotgun sequence genome:
- the LOC130429645 gene encoding uncharacterized protein LOC130429645 encodes MRIIHIQIYVLMWCQAAETLDQLTSLGQNVTINCDLDSSEVYWILLKQSDSTVILQSFLNPPIAFHFNKTLKKKYSVQSKHHLVIYNVTHDELGVYYCVNMDKPPKVSNSTRLNIMEIRKKENRTHWKTFSLISCLLNAVLIITVVGLINVYVIENGKSSGQCHSTDLQQTQVTEQHQDPNQVQYAAVDFSKMHKNVRPSKDNSTYTALKLPRQKAQGL; translated from the exons TTCAGATTT ATGTGTTAATGTGGTGTCAAGCTGCAGAGACTTTAGATCAACTGACTTCTTTGGGACAAAATGTGACTATAAACTGTGATCTGGATTCCAGTGAGGTTTATTGGATTTTATTGAAACAATCTGATTCTACAGTGATACTGCAGTCATTCTTAAACCCACCGATAGCTTTtcacttcaataaaacattgaaaaagaaatatTCAGTACAATCTAAACATCATCTGGTCATATATAATGTCACTCATGACGAGTTAGGAGTTTATTACTGTGTGAACATGGATAAACCTCCAAAAGTCAGTAACAGCACACGACTGAACATCATGG AGATCAGGAAAAAGGAAAACAGGACACATTGGAAGACTTTCAGCCTCATATCTTGTCTGTTAAATGCGGTTCTGATCATAACAGTTGTGG GACTAATAAATGTCTATGTTATTGAAAATGGAAAAAGCTCAGGACAATGTCATAGCACTGACCTACAGCAGACACAAGTTACAGAACAGCATCAAGATCCAAATCAAGTACAG TATGCAGCGGTGGACTtttccaaaatgcataaaaatgtccGTCCCAGCAAAGACAACAGCACATATACTGCTTTAAAGCTGCCAAGGCAAAAAGCACAAGGATTATAA